Part of the Candidatus Angelobacter sp. genome is shown below.
CTTTGACGCCGAGAACCCCTTCCAGTGCCGGGCCGTTGATGGCGTTTTCCGTCGGGGCCGGCCCCCCGAACGTCGTCGCCGGGCGCGGATTTTGCGCACGAATTTCCCGGACCTTTTGCATGGCCCTGGCGACTCCGACGGCCAGTTTCTCCGCGCTTCCCTCGCCGCCGATATGCATGAAATAAACCTTCGGTTCATCGAAGAAGAAATGATTGTGCAGCGCGGTGACGCTCAATCCGTTGTCCAGCGCGGTGCTCATCACCGGGTTCACCTCGTCTTGAAAGAGCACCAGGTCACCCATGACCATCGCTTCGGCGCCCTTGCCTGGGGCGAACGCGGCCCAAGAGGTCAATCCCATGAAGGGCGGCGCGGGCCACCCATCGACGGCTACCTTCACGTCGGTGCGCGGGGCGCTCACTTTGAAGACACCCTCGGCCTTGTTGAAGGTGCCCTTCAGTCCGGTCCACCGTTCGATGCTCGCGGTGTCCAGCCCGGCGCCGGCGGCCGTGCCTCCGCCGGCCGCCAACGCGAACGCCAGTCTGAGAAGCAGGAACGGCAGAGGGACGAAAAGGACGGATTTTGTTTTCATAAAGCCCATCGATATTGTTGTTGAAACACCTATTACTGGACTGTATTCGTGTCAACAATTTATGGCAAACCGTTCCTGGCTGCTCCTGCTCTACGGCCTGCCTACCCGGCATTCCGCCGAGCGGGTGAGCCTGTGGCGACGGCTGAAGAAATTTGGCGCCTTGCAGCTCAAGACCTCCGCCTACGTCCTCCCCGACGAACCGGTCCATTTCGAACGCTTTCAGTGGCTGGCCAAACAAGTCCGGGACGGCGGCGGCGAAGCCACCCTGATCCGAGTCTCGGAGATCGAGGGCCTGGCCTGCGAGGACGTTCAACGGATGTTCAACGACGCCCGCGCGGAGGACTACCGCAACCTGATGAAGTCGCTGACGCGGTTTGTCGAGAAAAACCGGAAACGCCGGGAGGACTCCTTTCGGGGTGAGTTGGACCGGTTCACGAGTCGCTTCAATGAAATTCGGGGGATCGACTATTTCGACAGTCCGGCGGCTCACGACGCGGAGATGCTGCTGCAGCGCGCCGAGGGATTGGGCCGGCCGCGGGCGGCGACGGCAGCGCCGCTGGACCGAAAACGATTTGTGGGTCGCGCCTGGCTCACGCGGCCGCGGCCGGAAATCGACCGGGTGGGATCGGCCTGGTTGATTCGCAAGTTCATCGATCCCGAGGCGCGTTTCCTGTTCTCTGCGAGACCGCCCGGCCGGTCGGACCCGATTCCCTACGACGTATCCGACGTCGAGTTCAGCCACCAGGGGGAGGATTGCACCTACGAAACCATGCTCAAGCGATTCGACATTCGCGACCGTGCGGCGCGGCAGATCGGCGAGATGATCCACGACGCGGACCTCGAGGACGGCCGGTTCCGGCGTTACGAATGCATCGGCCTGGACCGCGTGTTCAAGGGTTGGGCAAGGTTGGGGTTGAGCGACGAGCAAATCCTGGCAAAAGGGTTCGAGTGTTTCGACGCCCTTTACGCATCCCTGCAATCGCGCTGAGCCGGGTCGAAGCGGTTCGGGCTCCGCATGCGGCCGGTCCCCTCACCGCCTCGATTGAAGTTTGGGCGGACGCCGATAGTGAACGGATTTTAATCTGGCGTTTAGGGTTTTTTAATCAAGCTTTGTTGTCCTTACACCGTCCGATTTTGCGTTATGCGAATACTCGTGGTTGAAGACGAAAAGAAAGTGGCGGACATGGTTGCGCGTGGCCTGAAGGCCGAGCGCTTTGCCGTGGACGTTGCGGACGACGGGCTGAACGGCTGGGACATGGCCGGGGCGTATGACTACGACCTCGTCATTCTTGATCTCATGCTGCCCGGGCTGAACGGCACTGAACTCCTCCGCCGCATCCGGCGCAACAACCAGCAGGTGCCCATTCTCGTGCTGACCGCGCGCGATGCCACGGCGGAGAAGGTCCAGAACTTCGAGGCCGGCGCGGACGACTACCTCACCAAGCCGTTTGCGTTTGCCGAATTGCTTGTCCGCATCAAGTCCTTGTTGCGCCGCGGCCCGGTCAACCGTTCGAGTGTGCTGCGCGTGGCAGACCTGGAAGTGGATCGCCTGTCACAGCAGGTCAAACGCGCTGGCAAACGGATCGAATTGACGGCCAAAGAATACGCGTTGCTCGAGTACCTTGCCACGAATCCCGGCCGCGTGTTCTCGCGCACGATGATCATCGAACACGTCTGGGACCAGAGCTTCGAGGGGTTCACGAACATTGTGGATGTTTACGTCCGTCATCTGCGAAGCAAGGTGGACGACCCCTTTCCTGAGAAGCTGCTTCGCACGGTGCGGGGTGTTGGTTATTGCATCGCGGACCGTGCGGAGGCGTGAATGAACACCCGCTCGATCCGATTCCGTCTGATCGCCTGGTATGCCGGACTGCTCACGGGGGTTTTCGTTGTGCTGGGTGGGTTGATGTTTTTCGGGCTGAAGCATTTTCTTGAAGCCAGTTTGCGCGAGACTCAGATGCGCCGCGCCCGTCAGATCGGCGAGTCCCTCCTTTCGAATATCAAAAGGACCGGCGAACCGTACGTGGTGAACGAAGTCAAGGACCGCTATGAGCCTGAAATCAATGACCGCTTCATCCGCATCAGCCGCGGTGACGGCAGCGTGCTTTATGTCTCCGGGCCGCCCCGGGACCAGAGTTTTGATCCCGCCGGCCTGCCGACACTCGCGGCGTTCCCGAAAAACGAGTCGGCGCGCAAACAGAAACTGCCCGACGATAAAATGCTCTTGATCGTGGCGGCGAATGTCCAGGCCGCGGCTGGACAGCGTTATTTGGTGGAGGTCGGCGCGCCAATGACGGCCATCCAATCGATGCTGGATCATCTGGTGTTGCTGCTGGCGTTCGGGTTGCCCATCGTCGTCGGTGTCACCGTTGGCGGCGGCTACCTGCTCGTCGGTCGCGCGCTTGCGCCGGTCGATCAAATCGCGCGCAAGGCGGAGCAGATCACCCAGCACAACCTGAGCGAGCGGCTGCCGGTCACGCGCACGGGAGATGAATTGGAGCGGCTTTCAATTTCGTTGAATCACATGATCACCCGGCTCGAAGACGCTTTTCAAAATTCAAAGCGATTTGTCGCCGACGCTTCGCACGAGCTGCGCACACCGCTCACGGTCTTGCGCGGGGAGCTGGAGGGAGTTGTTCATCAGGACGCGCGGTTGACGCCGGAGTTGCGCGAGACCCTCGGCAGCCTGCTCGAAGAGGTCGAGCGCCTCTCGAAAATCGTCGAACGGCTGTTCGCACTGTCACGCCTCGACGCCGGGGAGGCCCAGTCCGAGTGGGTGCAGTTTGACCTCGCGAAGCTCGCCGCCACTACAACCGATCAAATGGGACTGCTGGCAGAGGACAAACACCTTTCCATTTCCTGCGTCGCCGGCCAGCGGGTGACGGTGGAGGGTGATCGTTCGCGGCTCAAGCAGGTTGTCGTCAACCTCCTCGACAACGCGATCAAATACACGCCGGCGGGCGGCGCGGTCAACCTCCGGGTCGCCGCGGTCAATGGACACGCGGTGCTCGAGGTGACCGACAACGGGATGGGCATTCCCGCGGACGCGCTGGCGCACGTGTTCGACCGGTTCTTCCGCGTGGACAAGGCGCGATCGCGCGATCTGGGCGGCGCCGGGCTCGGTCTTTCCATCGTGAAGTCGATTTGCACCGCGCATGGCGCGGAGGTGGAAGTGGAAAGTGCTCCCGGCAGTGGCAGCCGGTTTCGTGTCATCATGCCACTGGCGGACGGCAAGGTCTCAAAACAGAACAACGGCTATGAAAAATAAATTCCTCGAACTCATTCGAAGAATTTCGGCGGGATGGAATCCCCCTCCGTCCGGCGGCAAATTCTACTGGCGCCTGTCGGTCCCCGCCGCTGCGATCGTGGCGGTCGTCACGGCGCTCGCGTTGCGGCCCTCGCAAACGACCGCCACGGTGGGCAATGAAGCGCTTCAGGTCCTCCCGGTTCCGGTCGCGAAAGTGGACCGCGAAGAGCTTTACAAGGAACTGACCGTTCAAGCGGAATTCCGACCGTTTCAGGAAATTGACCTGCACGCGAAAGTCGCCGGCTTCCTGCAACAGATCAACGTGGACATCGGGGACCGTGTTAAAGAGGGCGATCTGCTGGCGACGCTTGAGATTCCGGAACTCGAAGATGACCTGACCCACGCTCGCGCCGTCGAAAAGCGGAGCGAGGATGAAGTCACGCGGGCCGAGGCCGCGCATGAGGAAACGCACCTTGCCTACACGCGGCTGGCTGCCGTGCAAAAGGCCCGACCCAATCTCGTGGCACAGCAGGATCTCGACGCGGCGCAGGCCAGAGATCGTGCGTCAGAGTCGGCGTTGGACGCCGCACGGGAGCAGGTGCAGATCGCGAAGTCGGATGTCGAGAAGCTGCAAACGATGCTCAAGTATTCCCGCATCACGGCACCGTTTTCAGGCGTGATCACGCGTCGGTACGCCGACCGCGGGGCGCTGATCCAGGCGGGTACGGCCGGAGGACAGACATTGCCGCTGGTGCGACTGTCGGAAAACGACCGCCTGCGGCTCGTGTTCCCGATCTCCGTCCCGTTTGTGAAGAACATCAATGTGGGCGACCCCGTTGAAATCAGGGATGATTCTCTCGGCCGTACGCTCCAGGGCATCATTTCGCGGTTCACACGCAAAGTGGATACGGATACGCGCTCGATGGAGACGGAAGTGGACCTTCCGAATCCCGATCTCAAGCTCGTTCCCGGCATGTACGTCTCCGTGAAACTCAAGGTGGACCGGCGGCCGAACGCGCTGGCTGTTCCGGTCGAAGCGATTTCGGGCGGCAAAACTCCGACCGTGTACCTGATCAACCGGAAGGATGAAATCGAGGAGCGCCCGGTGACGCTCGGCATTGAAACACCGACGAAAGTCGAAGTGATGGACGGTTTGCACGAGAATGATCTGGTGATGATTGGCAGCCACACGCAGGTCAAGCCGGGCCAGAAGGTAGAACCGAAGTTTATCGAGCCATTGACCGCGCAATGAACGCCCCCCTCACTCTCGATCAATTGGAAGCGATCCGCCGGCTGGATGCCTGCACACTGGCCAACGCCATTGAAACCTTCCACGAGCGGCTGCGGAACGAAGGATTTGTGGATCACAACATCCGCTGCTTGTTCCCGCGTCTGCAGCCGATGGTCGGTTATGCCGCGACCGTCAAAATCCGCGGCTCCGCGCCCCCGACAGCGGGTGGCGCGTATCCAGATCGAACCGACTGGTGGGATTACATCGCTTCACTGCCGACGCCACGCGTGGTCGTGGTGCAGGACGTGGCGACGCGGCCCGGTCTCGGTTCGCTGGTGGGCGCGGTTCACATGAATATCCTTCGCGCGCTGCGATGCGTCGGCGTCGTCACGAATGGTTCCGTGCGTGACATTCCGGCGGCGGAGAACGCCGGGTTCCATTTCTTCGCCGGCAGCGTTTCGGTTTCGCACGCCTACGTCCACATCGTTGCGATGGGCGAACCCGTGAAAATCGGCGGGCTGAAGATTCAATCCGGCGACTTGTTGCACGGCGACTTGCACGGCGTTCAATCCATTCCATTGGACATTGCGGGCCGCGTTCCAGCAGTGGCGGCGAGAATCGCCGCAAAGGAGCAGTCGCTGATCGCGTTGTGCCGCTCGCCCGGATTCTCGCTGGAAAAATTGCGCGCCGCTGTCTCCAACGGGCGGTCTTGACCGCTGCTTCCGTCATGTCTCGTTTTGCCATCCGCTATCCGTATCTGATCATCGTCATCTGCCTGATCACCTGTGTGGTGGGCGTCACCAGCCTGGTACGCATGCCGGTGGACCTTTTTCCTCCGATCAAGATTCCGGTGGTCGTGGTCGCCACTTTTTTTTCGGGCATGCCACCCGAACAAATCGAGAACGACATCACCGGGCGATTCGAACGGTTTTTCACGCTGGGAGCGGGCATTGACCACATCGAATCCCGTTCCCTGCCGGGCGTCAGTCTCATCAAGGTTTATTTTCAACCTGGCGTGAATCCCGATTCAGCGGTGACCACCATCGCCAACCTGGCCATGGCGAACCTGCGCCGTTTGCCGCCGGGCACGCTGCCGCCGGTGGTGTTGAAGTTCGATGCGTCGAGTTTACCGGTTTGCCTAATCACGTTGAAAGGAGAGGGGCTCAAAGAAGCGCAGCTTCGCGATCTCGGCCAGTACAACGTGCGCAATCAGGTCGCCAATGTGCCGGGCGCTTCGGTGCCGCAACCGTTCGGCGGTCGCTATCGGCAGATCATGGTCTATGTGGACCCGCTCAAGCTCGAAGCGCATCAACTGAGTGTCATGGACGTGGTGCGTTCCGTGAACGAGGCAAACCTCATCCTGCCCGCGGGCGACGTGAGAACCGGGCCGTTCGATTACAACCTCTACGCCAACAGCCAGCTCAATGACATCAACGACATCAAACGCCTGCCCTTGAAAACCGTCGGCGACACGTCCGTGCTCGTGGCGGATGTGGGTGACGCCCGGGACGCTTCGCAAATCCAGTACAACGTCGTGCGTGTGGACGGTCAACCGTCGGTGTACCTGCCGGTGCTGAAACAGGGCGGGGACGCGAACACGATTTCCGTCGTGAGCGGAATCAGAAGTGCCGTCTCCCACCTGCTCGATGTGCCGGGGCGGCTGATCACCAAGGTTGTGTTCGATCAATCGGTCTTCGTCAAGAATGCCATCGAGAATCTTGTCCACGAGGGCGCCATCGGACTGATTCTGACGGGCGCGATGATCCTGATCTTTCTCGGCAGCATGCGGGCGACGGTGGCGGTGTTTCTTTCCATTCCGCTCTCGGCTCTGGCGGCGTTCATCGCGCTTTCCGCGGGCAACAACACGGTGAACGCGATGGTGCTGGGCGGCTTGGCGCTGGCTTTTTCCCGTTTGATTGACAACTCGGTCGTCGTGCTGGAAAACATTTTCCGCCATCTGGAGCTGGGCGAAACGCCCGCTGTTGCAGCGGAACGCGGTGGCCGGGAGGTCGCGCTGCCGGTGCTGGCGGCGACGCTGACGACGGTGGTCGTTTTTTTTCCGGTGACATTTCTGTACGGCGTGAGCCGGTTTCTTTTCACGGCGCTGGCGCTGTCGGTGGTTTTCTCCCTGTTCGCTTCTTACTTCGTGGCCATGACGGTGGTGCCGCTGTTCTGCGCGAATTTCATCAAGGGCCATCATCCGCATGAAAAGGACGAAACCACGCGCGCGAAATCATGGGGCCAGCGATTCAACGGCTGGTTCAATCGCAAGTTCACCCGCATGTTGAACGGCTACGATCGCGCGGTGAATGTTGCGCTGCTTCGTCCCGCGGCCACAGTGATCGGCATCAGCGGGATTTTCGTTCTCAGTCTCGGACTTTATCCGCTGACGGGCGTGGCCTATTTTCCGCGCACAGACCCGGGACAGTTTGTCATCAATCTCAAAGCTCCAACCGGCACGCGCCTGGAGATCACCCAGCAGCTCGTGGAAAAAGTGGAAAACATCGTCCATGAAATTGTGCCGGCGGAGGATCTGAAAATCCTCGTCGCCAACGTCGGAGTGACACCCGGCTTCTCATCCATCTACACGCCGAACTCCGGCCAGCACACGGCGTTCGTGCAGATCGGGCTGCAGGATGTACGCCATGCCAGCAGCTTCGCGTACATGGATCGCGTCCGGCAACAGCTGCAAAAGCAGTTGCCGGAGGTCAATTCATATTTCCAGACCGGCGGATTGGTGGACGCGATTTTGAATCTCGGCATGCCCGCACCCATGGACATTCAGGTCAGCGGCACGGACATCGAGCAGGCGCATCAGACGGCCGTGGAAATTGCGCGCAAAGTTCACGCGCTCCCGGGTGTGAGCGATGTGCTCGTGCCGCAGGACATAGATTTCCCGGCATTGAAAGTGAACATTGACCGCAACCGCGCCAGCGAACTGGGTCTGAAGGAACGCGAAGTGGTCGGCAACGTCATCACCGCTTTGACTTCCGACATGATGATCGCTCCCAGTTATTGGGTGGATCCGAAAAGCGGAAACGACTACATGCTGACGGTCCAGTATGCGGAAAACTACGTGAAGGATTTGTCCGACCTCGGAGCGATCCCGTTGCGCGCGTCCGGTGCCGCGCATGGCACCCGGCTCGATGCGGTCAGCACCATCCGCCATTTTCACGCGCCGACTGAAGTGGACCATTACCAGCTCCGCCGGGTGATCGACGTTTACGTCGCGCCGACAGGCGAAGACCTTGGCAAGGTGCTGGCGGGCGTGAACCGGATCATCGGCGGGACGCAATTGCCGAAAAACGTCCGCGTCACCGTGCGCGGCTCGGTGCAAGGCATGAACGCCTCGTTCAAGAGTTTCGGCCTGGGTCTGATCCTGTCGGTGGTGCTGGTGTATTTGATCCTCGTTGCGCAATTCCAATCTTTCGTTGATCCACTTCTGATTTTGCTGGCGGTGCCGACAGGTTTGGCCGGCGTGCTGGAGATGCTTTATTTCACCGGGACAACGCTCAACGTGATGTCGCTGATGGGCGTGGTGATGATGGTCGGCATCGTCGTGTCGAACAGCATTCTGATCGTCGAATTCACCCACCGCCTGCGGGAGGAAGGCAGGCCGTTGCGCGAAGCGGTCGCGCTGGCGTGCCGCGTACGGCTGCGGCCGGTATTGATGACGTCGCTCGCGACGTTGATCGGTTTGATTCCCATGGCGATGAAGCTCGGCACCGGCAGCGAGGCTTACGCGCCGCTGGCGCGCGCCATCATCGGCGGTTTGGCGGTATCCGTGGTGCTCACGGTCTTTATCGTGCCCGCAGCGTACCTGCTGGCTTACCGCAAAACTGAAAGGACACCTCTCGCTGCGGCATGACGAACCGCATGGAACCAAACCGCAACAGCGTCCGATTTTTATGCCCAAGTTTGCGATCCGCTATCCGTATTTGATTGTGGTGTTGTGTCTCATCACCTGCGTGGTGGGCGTGACCAGTCTCGTGCAGCTTCCAGTGGATTTATTTCCCGCCATCCGCATCCCGGTGGTCGTCGTGGCCACGTTTTATTCCGGGATGCCGCCTGAACAGATTGAAAACGACATCACCGGACGCTTCGAACGGTTCTTCACTTTGGGCAGCGGCATTGACCACATCGAGTCGCGGTCGCTGCCCGGCGTCAGTTTGATCAAGGTTTATTTTCAACCGGGCACGGACCCGGATTCGGCTGTCACGACGATCGCGAATCTCGCGTCGGCCAATCTGCGCCGGCTGCCGCCTGGTACGCTGCCGCCGGTCGTTTTGAAGTTTGACGCGTCGAGCCTGCCCGTGTGCCTGATCACCCTCAAGGGCCGGGACATGAATGAGGCTCAGTTGCGCGACTTCGGCCAGTACACGGTGCGCAATCAGGTGGCCAACGTCCCCGGCGCATCCGTGCCGCAGCCCTTCGGCGGGCGTTACCGGCAAATTATGGTCTATGTGGACCCGCTCAAACTCCAGGCGCACCAGTTGAGCGTGATGGACGTGGTGCGTTCAGTAAACGATTCCAATTTGATTCTGCCCGCCGGCGACGTGCGCATCGGTCCGTTCGACTACAATCTTTATGCGAACAGCCAGCTTGAAAACATCGATGAGATAAACCGTCTGCCGCTGAAAACCGTCGGGAATGCCTCCGTGCTGGTGGCCGACGTCGGCCAGGCCAAAGACGCATCGCAAATTCAATACAACATAGTGCGCGTGGACGGCCAGCCGTCCGTGTATCTCCCGGTGCTGAAACAGGGCGGCAGCACGATCTCGGTGGTCAAAGGGATCAAGGACGCCGTAAGTCACCTCCTTGACGTGCCGAAAGAACTCGTGACGAAAGTCGTTTTCGACCAGTCCATCTTCGTTAAGAACGCGATCAAGAATCTATGTCTGGTCGGTGCGGTTGGTTTGATTCTCACCGCCGGCATGATCCTGATGTTCTTTGGCAAACTCCGCGCGACAATGGCGGTGCTGCTGTCCATTCCGTTGTCCGTACTCGCTGCGTTCATTGCGCTGTCGGCCAGTGGAAATACAGTCAACGCGATGATTCTGGGAGGACTGGCGTTGGCGTTTCCACGGCTGATCAACAACTCCGTGGTCGTGCTCGAGAATATTTTCCGGCATCTCGAAATGGGCGAACCGCCGGAAGTGGCCGCGGAAAAAGGCGGCAACGAGGTGGCATTGCCGGTGCTCGCGGCCACGCTCGCAACCGCTGTGGTGTTCTTCCCGGTGACCTTTTTGTACGGTGTCAGCAAATTCCTTTTCAGCGCGCTGGCGGTGGCCGTGGTCCTGTCGTTGGCCGCTTCCTACCTGATCGCGATGACAGTGGTGCCGCTCTTTTGCGCGAAGTATCTGAAGTTCGAGCGGCAGTCAAAGCCGGACGTGTCGCCGAAGAAACCTTCCTTCGCGGGACGGTTTCAAGCCTGGTTCAATGGCCTCTTTGGACGATTCCTCCAGCAATACGGACGGATGCTGGACCGCGCGCTGGCCCGTCCGCTGCGGACGGTGCTCGGGCTTATGGCCTTGTGCGTACTCGGTTTTGCCGTGTATCCGCTGGTGGGTGTTTCCTACTTTCCCAAAACCGATCCCGGCCAGTTTCTTATCAATCTCAAAGCGCCGTCGGGCACACGGCTGGAGCAGACCGCGAAGCTCGTTCAAAGAGTGGAAGACATCATCCGCCGCGAGGTGCCGGCGGACGAACTCGATGTGACCGTCGCGAACATCGGCGTCACGCCGGGGTTCTCCTCGATCTACACGAGCAACTCTGCGCAACACACCGCGATGGTGCAGACCAGTTTGAAGACCGGCCACCGGATCAGCAGCTACGATTACATGGAACGGGTGCGCCGGCGGATTCGCGCGGAGCTGCCACAAGTAAGTGTCTATCTTCAATCGGGCGGACTCGTTGACGCCATCATTAATCTCGGCTTCCCCGCGCCCATTGACATCCAGGTGAACGGTTCGAATCTGGAGAAGGCTCACCAGCTCGCGCAGGACATCGAGCGCAAGGTGCGCGCGTTGCCGGGCGTGAGCGACGTGCTCGTGCCGCAGGACATTGATTACCCGGCGTTGCAACTCAGTGTGGACCGGATTCATGCCGCTGAGCTCGGGCTGACTTCGAAAGAAGTTGTTCAGAACGTGATTACCGCGCTGACCTCCGACCAGATGATCGCTCCGAGTTACTGGGTGGACCCAAAATCGGGAAACGATTATCTGCTCACGGTTCAATATCCCGAAAGCACGATCAAGGACTTCACGGACCTGATGGCCATCCCGCTGCGCGGACAGAGGCATCTCCACACCACGAGGCTCGACAACGTGAGCGGGCTACGCCACATCAGCTCGCCGACGGAAGTGGACCATTACCAATTGCGCCGCGTAATGGATGTTTACGTCTCACCCTCCGGCGAGAGCCTGGGAAATCTGGCACGCTCGGTCGAGAAGATCATCGCCGGCACGAAAGTTCCCGATGGCCTGCACGTCACCCTGCGCGGCGTTGTGCAGGGAATGCGGAGTTCGTTTCGCACCTTCGAACTGGGTCTGATTCTGGCCGTGGTCCTGGTCTATCTCATTTTGCTGGCGCAATTCAAATCGTTCATTGATCCGCTGCTGATCTTGCTGGCTGTGCCCGCCGGACTCGTGGGCGTGCTGCTCGCACTTTTCTTCACGCACACAACATTGAATGTGATGTCGTTGATGGGCGTGGTGATGGTCGTCGGCATCGTCGCCTCGAACAGCATTCTTATCCTTGAATTCATGCAGCGTTTGCGCGCCGAGGGTATGCCCGTGGACCAGGCGGTTCGCGAGGCGTGCCGCGTACGGATGCGCCCGGTTTTGATCACTTCGCTGGCAACGTTCGTCGGCTTGCTGCCCATGGCGGCGAAATTCGGCACTGGCAGCGAAGCCTACGCGCCGCTGGCGCTGGCGATCATCGGCGGGCTGCTGACTTCGGTTGTATTGACGGTATTCATCGTGCCAGCAGCCTATCTGCTGGTGTATCGCCGGCGGACGGCGCAGGCGGGAGCTCTGGCCGACGACAAAGCGACACGGTGCTAAAGGCAAAACCATGCGATGCTTATTTTGTGTGCTGATGATATGGCAACTGGCTTCGGGCGGCGGATCCAGTCTGGCAGAAACCAACGTCCCGGGGACACTCACACTGGCGAACGCACGGGCGGTGGCAGTTCGGAATCACCCGAAAATTTCGGAGGCTCAACTGCGCGCGCTGGCGGCGCA
Proteins encoded:
- a CDS encoding efflux RND transporter permease subunit; translated protein: MPKFAIRYPYLIVVLCLITCVVGVTSLVQLPVDLFPAIRIPVVVVATFYSGMPPEQIENDITGRFERFFTLGSGIDHIESRSLPGVSLIKVYFQPGTDPDSAVTTIANLASANLRRLPPGTLPPVVLKFDASSLPVCLITLKGRDMNEAQLRDFGQYTVRNQVANVPGASVPQPFGGRYRQIMVYVDPLKLQAHQLSVMDVVRSVNDSNLILPAGDVRIGPFDYNLYANSQLENIDEINRLPLKTVGNASVLVADVGQAKDASQIQYNIVRVDGQPSVYLPVLKQGGSTISVVKGIKDAVSHLLDVPKELVTKVVFDQSIFVKNAIKNLCLVGAVGLILTAGMILMFFGKLRATMAVLLSIPLSVLAAFIALSASGNTVNAMILGGLALAFPRLINNSVVVLENIFRHLEMGEPPEVAAEKGGNEVALPVLAATLATAVVFFPVTFLYGVSKFLFSALAVAVVLSLAASYLIAMTVVPLFCAKYLKFERQSKPDVSPKKPSFAGRFQAWFNGLFGRFLQQYGRMLDRALARPLRTVLGLMALCVLGFAVYPLVGVSYFPKTDPGQFLINLKAPSGTRLEQTAKLVQRVEDIIRREVPADELDVTVANIGVTPGFSSIYTSNSAQHTAMVQTSLKTGHRISSYDYMERVRRRIRAELPQVSVYLQSGGLVDAIINLGFPAPIDIQVNGSNLEKAHQLAQDIERKVRALPGVSDVLVPQDIDYPALQLSVDRIHAAELGLTSKEVVQNVITALTSDQMIAPSYWVDPKSGNDYLLTVQYPESTIKDFTDLMAIPLRGQRHLHTTRLDNVSGLRHISSPTEVDHYQLRRVMDVYVSPSGESLGNLARSVEKIIAGTKVPDGLHVTLRGVVQGMRSSFRTFELGLILAVVLVYLILLAQFKSFIDPLLILLAVPAGLVGVLLALFFTHTTLNVMSLMGVVMVVGIVASNSILILEFMQRLRAEGMPVDQAVREACRVRMRPVLITSLATFVGLLPMAAKFGTGSEAYAPLALAIIGGLLTSVVLTVFIVPAAYLLVYRRRTAQAGALADDKATRC